In Propionispora vibrioides, the sequence CCGCTTTATCCCCTGCCGGATACAGGCTCAGCTTGTTAAAACCATACTGTTCCTGCCAATTTCTAAGATTGGCATTGCCTAAGCCCCGAAGTTTTGAATGATCACGCGGATGATGTAGAATAGCAAGCTGACGGCCGCTCAATTCTTTCCCGACCGCAAACCGTTGAAACATCAGAGAAAAAAGGTGGGCTTCCACCATTTCGCCAAAAGACGGGTGATACGGCCCAGCCAGCACCACCGAAGGCTGATCAAGCTCTTCCGTAGCCTGCAGCCCTGTACGGATGACGGAAATTCCCTGTTGTTCGCAAAGCAGCTTGAGAAAAGCCGCCCGCCGCACCGCCTCATCCAAGGCAAGCGGCACATAGCGCCCGTTCTGATACAAATCAGCCAGCGGCGTGCCGGCAATTACCAGAGTAGGATAAAGCCGCATTATATCGGGCTTCAAACGCAGCAGCCGGGCCGCCACCTGCGGCAACAGCTCCCAGGTTTCACCGGGCAGCCCCAGCATCAGCTGCAGGCCACAGGACAGTCCCGCTTCCCGCAGCAGGCAAACCGCCTGCTCAATATCGTTCACCGTATGCCCTCGCGCCGCGGTCGCCAGGATGCCGTCATCCAGCGACTGAGCTCCTAACTCAACGATACTGACACCATAAGAAATCAACTGCTGCAAAATATCGGAGGAAATGGCATCAGGACGGGTCGAAAGGCGAATAGCATGGATTCGTCCCTCCCGCTGCGCCTGAGCAGCCGGTGTCAGCAGCTCGCGCTGATAGTTTAAAGAAAGAGCGGTAAAGCTGCCGCCATAAAAAGCCACTTCAACCCGGCGCGGCCGGTCAAGCCTGGCCAAATGCAGCTCAATCAAGTCCGCAACGTCTTTGCCGCTTAACCTTGTGGCACTGCTGCCGGTAATTTTCTTTTGATTGCAAAAAACGCACTGGTGAGTACAACCAAAGTGCGGGATAAAAACAGGAATGATAAAGTGCTTCATATAGCCCTCTTAATATTACCCTTCTCAGGTAGAACGCAAGGGCGACCCACTGGCCGCCCCTGTTTATTTTTCATCGATGATATGGAGTTTGATCAAGGCTTGTCTAGCGGCAAACTGCTCCGCTTCCTTTTTGCTTTTCCCAGTTCCCCATCCTAAGGTATTTGAATTGACCACAACGGATACTTCAAATACTTTATCATGATCAGGCCCTCGTTCCGATACAATTTCATAGACAATTTTACTGTCATTATGCTTTTGGATGGATTCCTGCAGCAGAGTCTTGTAATCTTTTATATACTGCCCCTGCTCAACCAATACCAGTTCCTCTTTCAACTGCTGCAGAACAAAGTCCGCCGCCCGCTCAAAGCCGCCATCCAGATATACGGCGCCAATGAGAGACTCAAAGGAATCGGCCAGAATGGAGATACGGTCCCTACCGCCTGAGCTAA encodes:
- the rnc gene encoding ribonuclease III, translated to MKTLLDKPRLQALAALSGVLGVEFKEISLLNQALVHTSFANENKHMGVMHNERLEFLGDAVLDLVISQFLFNRFPNLTEGELTKARAVIVCEPTLARHAARLGIGKYLLLGKGELSSGGRDRISILADSFESLIGAVYLDGGFERAADFVLQQLKEELVLVEQGQYIKDYKTLLQESIQKHNDSKIVYEIVSERGPDHDKVFEVSVVVNSNTLGWGTGKSKKEAEQFAARQALIKLHIIDEK
- a CDS encoding elongator complex protein 3: MKHFIIPVFIPHFGCTHQCVFCNQKKITGSSATRLSGKDVADLIELHLARLDRPRRVEVAFYGGSFTALSLNYQRELLTPAAQAQREGRIHAIRLSTRPDAISSDILQQLISYGVSIVELGAQSLDDGILATAARGHTVNDIEQAVCLLREAGLSCGLQLMLGLPGETWELLPQVAARLLRLKPDIMRLYPTLVIAGTPLADLYQNGRYVPLALDEAVRRAAFLKLLCEQQGISVIRTGLQATEELDQPSVVLAGPYHPSFGEMVEAHLFSLMFQRFAVGKELSGRQLAILHHPRDHSKLRGLGNANLRNWQEQYGFNKLSLYPAGDKAGELIIEYEGLSHVVNKQMLCQL